In Bactrocera neohumeralis isolate Rockhampton chromosome 5, APGP_CSIRO_Bneo_wtdbg2-racon-allhic-juicebox.fasta_v2, whole genome shotgun sequence, the genomic window ACTATGTGGACTTCAGTACGCATAGTCTTACCGTGCTGGAGACACTTATTTGGGATGGTGACGCATTTACGCTTAGCATACCGGTACCATGTAAGTTGGGCGCGCACACAGTCTACGGCGCCAGTTGCATGTTGGACATACAACGCGACGGTGGGCTCAAGGGCGCCGCATATTTTAGACGCGGCGCTGAAGTGTCGTTAATTGTGCCGCGTCACAATGCGGAATCGGGTCTATTTCGTTTGCACACAGAACTGTTGGCGAAAAATTCGGAGTATTTGGATTTGCAGGAGATCTACGCTTTCCTTAAGGATTGGGTGCAGGAACAAGATGATTTAATTGCACAAGCACAAGTTTTCCTGCAAACAACGGAGAATGGCGTTCCGCAGTCACAGCCAGATCTCTCTGAACTCGAGGAGCTACAAACACCGGAATTCAGCTTAGACGCTGGCGAAGTTggcgaaatatatgtaaatgactatCGCTGGACGGATGAGgatacacaaattgatctagaTCTGGTGATAACAGCCATAGAACAATTGGAGGCGGAGATAAATAGTGGTCGTCACAGACGTGACGCGTTAACGGAAACGCTGATCTTTCCACACCTGAAATTCGATAGTCTGGAAGTCGATGAACTCTTTGTTGAGCAACAAAACGGTGATAACTTCTATGTACAAGATGGTGTGCTGGAACTAGACGGTGTATTAAATGTGCAGAACTTGAGAGTTCTGGAACGTGTAAGTTTGGCCAAGGCACGTGCCGCTTTCGAGGAAGATCTTGAGGACGAAGATGAGGATGATGAAGTTAGTGGCATAGAAAGTGATAGTTTCGTCTTGGATGGTGACATCGAGTTCGAGTCGATCAATGGTATGCCATGGCgagatataaaagaaaatatggtGCTTATAAACGAACCGGTTGATTTGACCCAACTCGAAGTGGATGGGGTgagtttatttacaaaaaacagaGGAGTAAAATTGTTGATTGTAGTAAATTTTCGCTTTTATATATTCGCCCTTTTAAAATCATTTGCTcttttaagtttattaagaTTGTAGGCTATAAATACTTGAGATCAAATATTCCTTTAGAGATTAGTAATTAGtctataacaaatattaatttggaataatttctGCATACTCCGAACTCAGGAAGTAATACTAGCGGACAAAGTGTCTCTCACTACTCTAAACTCTTTGAACTTTCCGGAAGATTTTCTTTGGTCCAATGGCCCCACAGTTAGTGTTGTGCGAGCAGAGAAGACATTCACAAGCACGCTCAGCACAAATGCTATGGACGTGGAGGGCTTACTAAATGGTTTAAATGCTTCCGATGCCATTACATTACATGGTGACCAAACATGGCGCGGCTTACCAACTTTTTCAGAACTCAAAGTTACCGAACTGTTTCAGGTAAGTTAACTGCTTCCTCTATTTACTATGTATAAATGTTAATAACTTTAACTATTCTAAAAAAGCTCAATGGCACCACGCGTGGACGTGATATTGGCAAAATACCACATAATCCCACGCTGCAGGACACCAAACAGGTGGAAGCAATCTGCAGTTTCAGGGAGCTGCAAGTGCTCGGTAAGCTCGTACTTCTAGACAAGTACGACGGTCAACCCTTAGCGCCGCTACTGGCTGATATCGTGCAACGACCAGCTGATCCTGCAACCGTTATTAATGTGAGTGCCAAAAAGCGTTTTACCGAGGTACATATGCCTATAGACTTTAAAGTCTTGGATGACAAAGTAAACGGCATACCGTTGACGGAGTTCGTGCCGGCGCATACGAAACAAGATTTGCTTATACACAATTTACAAgcttacgtgtatttcgcaaaCCTTACACTTAGCGGTTACTACGATGGTGTAGACATTGCTGAGCTCACACAAAACGCGCTCAAGATCGACGAGCCGGAGTCGGCTTTACACACCAATTTGACGTTTGAAAATGCGCTCCGAACAGATACAGTGGAGGTCATGAGCAGTTTGAATGGACTGCCTATCGTTGAGAACTACCAAACTATATTTGAGGATATGCATTTACCCAAAGCGCACTTTGACCAACTAACTGTTAAGTTGGCTGAAATAGAAGGCGATATAAATGGTGACAGCAACGTGATGTTGGATGCCGATCAATTGACATATAGTCAAGCTGCTGAGGTGCCGCATGTTGGAGACATTTTTGTGGACGAGCTCAAGCTCGCACACGGTCTGGAGACGGATGAGATACAGGGCATAAACTCGTCCTTAATATGGAGCTTTATTGATGATATCGACGAGCTGCCGGATATGGTGTTGGACGGCAAGGTTTTGGTGGATCATGTCATCGTCACAGGTGATGTACACGTGCATAAATTGAATCAGCAACGCTTCGATGAGGATCTGCAATTGACTATTATTTGGTTAAATCGTCCCAACTATCTCAGCAATAGTCTGACATTTGTTGCACCGCTCACCGTGCACGGTAACCTGCAAGTTGAAGGTACTTACAATGGCGTTGATCTACCCGACTTCATCGAAGATATGGTAATACGTGCGCCCGCCAACGGTACAACGCAAATTCTGGCGCCAAAAAGTTTTACACAAAACGTACAGGTCCAGGGTGACACTTATGTGGACGCGCTGAATGGCATACAATTCACCGATATTGCGACGAAGAAGACTATTTGCAACTTTCGCGGCTCTGTACGCCTCCTGGGTAATCTATACGTCAACGATCTGGAAATTACGGGCGCCTTGAATGCACAACCGATGTCGGTGTTTAGCAGCGCGCTACGCTTTGATCCCGCGGCGCAGGCTTTCATCGTGCAGGGCGTCGTAAACTTCAATACGCCACAAGTGCAACTACAAGACTTAACAGTGTTTGGCGCACTCAATGATATGCCAGATCTGGCGCATTTCTTCGACGAATTGGTGTACAAGGATAAAGCTTGTATCCTGAAGGGTCGAAATACTTTCAGCGGACGTGTTGGCATAGATAAGGGCGCGTACATACGCAACTTGAACGGTTACAACTTGCTGGCGCTCCTCGCCAATATCGTCTATGTGAATGAGCCGCAGCCGGTGTTGATCAGGGCGCCGTTAACTTTCAAGGGACCGGTGCGTGCGCACACTTTGTTGGTGCGCGAGGAGCTGGTGGCCTCTATTTTGAATGGTCATACGTTGCTTGAGTGGTTCACAGACACTTTGCGGCTCGATCGTCCGCAGGAGATAACTAGTAAGTACGCTTTTGAAGAGAATATGAAGATTCGTTTGACTATTAAACTCCTTTCTTCCTTGAGTTAATTGTAAAAACGTTCGATTGCAACGAATTTGTGTAGCGCAACGGAATACCGTCACGCTTTAAATATATAGATTTACATTTAATCGTTCAATGAAAAGATATGAATGACGTTTTTAAATTATTCGATGCATTACGcccggaacacatagagcgcgactgactgcaagcgacatctttctaatattaaaatacacacgttctttggacacagttattgaggcagcttaacaactacataactgtgtccataagaacgtgcgTATTTTAATATtggacagatgtcgcttgcagtctgtcgcgttCTATGGGTTCCGGGCGTTACTCAAAAGCgttgaaagaaaaaagtttagggttgccacctctttgaaaaaaattaagtaaaaataaaaaaatagtactaCTACAGTATTTATAACAAACTAACGAAGTTTAGTGAGGGTAAAAATTGAAGATATTTTTCCTGcagtgttgccacattttttataaatttttaattcactaAACTGTATTAATCTAATAATATTCATAGCAAACTGCTAAAATATTAGGAGCCttacagttaaaaatatttcttggaagagttgccacctatttttttttcaaacaacacaataaaattttagaaatttgtcAATAGAGGTATCCAACTAGTATCTAAATAGAAGctttaaagtttaatttaaatttttaagttagacagcattgaaataattttcgagCAGGGTTGccatgtttttatatatttgtttaattcacTTAACTGCATTAAGCTACTAATATTTACAGCAAACAGTTGAAATATAAATAGCATTACAGTTAAAAATATTCCTTgtaagagttgccacctattttttttaaacaatacaataaaagtttagaaatttGTCAATAGAGGTATCCAACTAGTATCTAAATAGAAGCtttaaagtttaatttcaatttttaagttaGACAGCGTTGAAATAATAAGcagggttgccatatttttatattttttaattcactaaACTGCATTAAGCTACTAATATTTACAGCCAATAGTTGAAATATAAGTAGCATTACAGTTAAAAATAATCCttgaaagagttgccacctttttttcaaaaaataccaTAAAACTTAAGAAACTTGTTAATACGGGTATCCAACTGAGAATGTTTTCTTTCTGATAGTGTTAAAAAATTACTTCTAACTTAAAGCCAAGTATTGTCAGATTTTGCGGAGAGTCACTGTATTTGCAACTCTGACTATACTGAGATGGATTTCAATATAGTTCTACCATGAACCAcggaatattaaaatttaactgTTATCCTAACCGATACTGAATAACACCTATGCTAAAATTACACAAAAGATCATTTACACAATGGACAAAAGCCTAACATCGCTAACGAGTTCTCTAGTTATAAGTCAAATAGGATCAATTTCAACTTAAATTTTACCATTTAACGTGTTCTTACATCACCTACTTGAGATACCGAAATCTTTTATCTATTTAAGCGCTTTTCGTTTGCATTGTTCTCTACCGTGACTAATCTGTCCCAAGTTAGGTTATCTCTAAGGATAGAAAAGAGCTGATTCCAAAACTTTTCAAGCCAATCAATgagtatatactatgtatatatcgaAGATATACCTCAAAAAACATGGACTGATAGTTCTGTGGTATCTTGGGTAGGAAACCGAATACAGATCATCTCATAGAACTGCAGTTAATTAAGATGTTTCACAAACTATGAGACGGAGATCCGAAACCATAAATTAGCTATTGACATGAGCTCCACCGCGAACACACAAAGCGTTTCTTTAAGAAAGTAAATTAGGTGTTAAAAAACTCTCATAGAGGCTTAGAAGAACGTATATCTAGATCTAAAAATCGACAAGACGAATTTAGTCTCTGCCTAGGTgattcaaaacttaaaaatccttttatttttactcaacAATAACACTGACCTAGAACTTGAGAGTATGTTGAGTGGATTTTAGGGTAGAGTTTTTGCTGTAGCCAATATAGGTTTcggtgttaaaaaatataattaaataatttcgaaattttgatcTGAAGTTTAGGACCGGAATTTTGCATCATTTGACCCAGAtatcaaacttttttgaaagcttaatttttgtcaactttatttttcaaattccagAATACCTCACATTTGCACCAGGCAGCTTAAATGGCAATAGCTTCTATGCCAGTTTTTTGAACGACATTGATCTGTCACAAATCGTCACGCTTCATACAGCTCAGAATCTAACAGGAAACATTACATTTTCCGAACTCAACTTAAATGGACAGATACATGTAAAAGGCGCGATTAACGGCGTGGACTTACAGAAggaatacgaaaatactttaaTGGTGAGTAATTTGTGGTTTTAAGCAGAAACTTATATTTAACCAAATTTTACGAAACCACAATAACAGTGTAGATAATACATGAGATAAGGCTTGGGCTGAAACAAAGTAGTAAAAACCACAATAACAGTGTAGATAATACATGAGATAAGGCTTGTACTGAAACGTAGTAAGGAATGCTTTGTGAAGGTCTTTGACCTCTTTTACTAGGAAAATTGAATTTAGTCTTCAATGCCAATTCCTAAAATTGACTTTGCAGATGCAAGCATATGGGCCTTTAAGAGTAAACAATTATTCTTGGAGCTTTTGTTCGATTTCTTGGTACTTCACGCATATCTGTAACATCCGATTGAGTGGTAACCAGCATAAATCAGATGCAGAGATAGCAAGAATTCGGCTTCTTTATATTCTGCCTTACCACTGCCACAATCtgtatagagcgcgacaagCCGGCTACCCCTTTATGCGGCGGCTCAACCTTCCTGTATACTCCTCCTTTAAAAGTGATTTAACCTAATaagctgagatcgcttttagaGCCGCTTGACTATCTTTGAGTATAGCGATAcactggttgcgatagttgcgaagGAGATTGATTTCTGTACACTAACTTATAGCAAGACTTCTActtgaaagatgctcggaaaacgtcccattggtatggatagTTTGATTTGCGGTCCTGCAATGCCTGCTCCAATGCCTTCCGGTGTTGTCGAGCCGTCAATGTAACACTGAACTCAAGAAGGCCTATTGGTGTGTCTTCCCCTAAGGCCTTCATTTTTTGAGCATGGTATGCTTCGCAGTCGGTTTGATCACTAGATCGAGCGGTGACTTCAAGTGTTGCGGGTTGGCAAATGCGCATTGCCGCTGAAACGCAGACGCAGGCGAGtctttgcagcttcgatagttgaaaGCCTATCGAACACTGCGATGCTTTCGATGCCCAAGCAACCGCTCCATAAGTGACGATAGGCGATCTTGATATACAGCCACCTGGTGATACCTGTCTGGCAGCCCCCGCAGCTGCCGGTTAAGCGTCTGCTTATCATGAGTACCTTGGTGGCTATGGACAGTGTTAATCCACGGACAACCTCCTTAGACACCTCCAACTCCCTGCAAGCAAGTCTTAAGGGCCTCATACCTGGACGAGATCTTTGCTTTGTAAAAGGTACGACGATTGTATGATATGCAGGTTGATATTTAACCCTACCGTATTGCACCATCCCTTTGCTAGACTTAAGCTCCTTTGAACTATGTCGCAGAGAGTGTTCTCAAAATTTACCTCGCGCCATTATGACAACGTCATCGGCATACCTCTGGCAACAGCAGGGGAGATAGAACAACAGGGGAGCTAGAACTCTACTCTGTGAGCAGCCCCTCGTAGTGCCAGGCGAACCTTTCGCTCCCCCACAATGATTCAGCTATTCTAGTACGCAGTACAGCCTTTATCCATCTGCATACTGGAGCCGCCACATTCCTTTTATCCAATGCCTTGATGACGTTTGCGTGGAACGTACTATTAAAAGCATCTTCCGATGTCAGAAAAGGCGCATATCGCAGCATCGTCATTTTCCAGCGAATTCTGAAGTTCAACCGTGAgttggtacagagcagtgttaGTGGATCTGCTTGCTCTCTACTTGATACGCTATATAATATTGCAAGAAAGAGGACTTCAGAATTCTCACTAAGATTTTGACGCGTTAATTTTTGcacgaaaacttataaagttttcttatttttatcatatttattttcagaaacaTGGCAACCAAATAGTTAACACACCGCTCACACTTCAATCGGCTTTGGTGCGAAAAACTCTCAAGACAAATGCGCCGATAAACAATGATAAGGACCTACAACAGCTGGCAACACTTTATGGTGATCAGCACTTTGAATCAACACTGTACTTTGAAAATGTCGCAGCGCAGGAATTGAAAACGAAATACCATGTCTCTGGTATAAATATGGATAAATGGTTTGAAAACGTGCTGCGTGTGCGCGACAAGCCGCAACAATTCATAACCGGCAACTGGAGTGCGCGCATCTTGACTGTGAACTCGGGACCCACACTGCCTAGCTACATGACTGCTGGACGGCGCAAGCCGCTTAACTTCGGCGCGCTACTACGCAATGCGCGTGAAGACGCAGACTATGTAGATTTATGCGCGAAGTTTAGAACTTTGGTGAAGAGCCAGCAGAAGCGCGGTTACCACTTGAAATACTTGGAGCGCGCGTTCGAATTAGACATGCACGCAATTAGTAAAGAGCAGATGTCGGAAAACCTTACCATAAAAGCAGCGTTTGTGCTAGAAAAAGCGAGCGATAACTATTTGCTCATAAATACAGGCGAGCGCACGCATGTAATGAAATGGAAAGCGCATACCTCAAAGTATGAGAGTGTCGTCGACTTTGTCGCGGGACAGTTGGATCAGGCGGTAACGGTTGacgatacaacaacaataacaaacaccgTTGACTTTGTAACCAACAAAGCAGGCGTCGAGGGCACGCTCAATTCTTGGCGCCTAACTGGTACACAGCTAACTTTGCTAAAGACTTTCGAAAAACCCGCAACAGATTTGTGGCTTTCAGCGCATGCACCACCAAAATTGTATGCCGTACACGATGACACAGTGTATGGTTATAACTTAGGTGAACAGGCGCCCACCAGCACCTGGTTGCTGCCCAATTGGTTGGGCAATGCTAGCTACCGCTTTGTGCCGCACCACTCGCAGGCGCTCATGCTTAGCAATGGCGAAGTGATATTGCTCTACAATGATGACACTGATGATGATGAAGACGCGTTAAATGCGCGCGGTAAGCGCACCACATTGCCGCGTTACAGCCTGCCGCTCTACTACCAGCGCGTGCTCAGTCCGCAGGCTAACAAATTAAGCGGAACAGTGCTCAAGCCCAATGCAACTGAGTCGCACATTTACCACTTTGCTGACTTCCGCAATGTCATCTTACAAGTGCTAGATGATCTGGATTATCGTTTGCGACTGGAGGTGAACATCACACAGCTCAGCATACCGGAGACGGATTTGCACGATGAACACTTAGTGCCGGATTTCATTGCCATTATGGAAGCGTTGCGTGAACAGCAAATCTATCCGAATGCGAGCTTTGAGCAACTCGAGTGGCATGTGCACGAGTTGCCAGAAAATCCTGCACAAATTTTAGCCGCGCGCACAGTGCAAATCTTATGGCCGCACATTGTGGATATGGCGGAAATACAAGGCTACCTCGCGACAAACGTCGACGAAACGGATATGACGGTGGCGACGATAGTCGACAATTTAGGCACCACAGTACGCGATGTGCTCATATTGGCTAATAGTAAAGAGCAAGTTGATGAGCTGATCGACGATAATGCCATGGCAACGCATGCTTTGGAACTAAGTTTGGTTATTGAGCGTGTACGCGCGCTGCAGCGCTATCTGAGAAATACCGCGCGCACGCTTAGAAAACAGTTGTTGGAGGAGGTGGCGGTAGTCACTACAACGGAAGCGCCAACCGATGACGGATTTGAAATGTTTGCAAGCGCAACCAGCGACAACAACGAATTAGTACAGCGCGCGATTGTAATGCCGCCCAATTTCAGCGAGCTGCTCATCGCTAATGCTACTTGGTTGAAATTCTACAGTAAAAATTTACCAGCGCTTGGCAAAGGTGAAATTTTACCCATTACAGTGTTGACGCAACAAACGCCGTTGGAATTACTCGCGGTTACTTTGCCGGCGCCGCAGCTTGTGGGCGCTCATCAAGCGGAAATAGTTTTATATTTGGACGTTTTGAGCGGCACGCGCTTTCAAACTATAACCGCGCTTCAACCGCGCTCTCTCATTACCATGCAAATAGTTAGCGAAACCTTGTTCGCCTACGTGGAGGACTGTTGTACAGTGCGCGTGTTAGCCTACCGCGGCGTAGAAGGCTTCGTAGAGTTTACGCGCTTTAAAAGCGCTGAGCGCGTGTTGAAAGTATTTTCAGTTATGCTGCAGGGCAGCGATATTCTGGTCACACAACCGCATTTAGCCGTCGCGCTTGCCGATCGTGTTGTATTCTATCGCTTTGTAGGCGCAGGCGCGTCCTTGCGCGTACCTACAAACTTCATTtgctcttaaaaaaattgtgtaactTTAATGTTTCTGCTTATTATGTAAATAAagttagaaattaaatttttttttgttaaaaatgggCTATTTTATTCACTTATCGTTTACTTAAATATTAAGACTCAtattaaattgactcagcttaCGTGCTAGAAACGCTTAAAGCTTGCAAAGCTTTATGCAGTATAAATCTAAGATCATACAGCTTTTATCTTGTTACTTctttttaccaaatttaataataaattatacaaaatgtgGTCGTCGTAGTGTGGCCTAAAACTGGAGAACTTGTTAGATAGAAGTTAGAGTTCTCGCTCACGTTATTTGAAACTAGTTTGAGGAAAGCTTCCGCAGAGAAACATGAAAACACGATCCCAGAACGCTGAAAAATCATGTTACACACgagatatattttatattgcagACACTACAATTTAGAGAACAAAACAGTTCAGAACTGAGCACTGAAGTCGTTAGCATGCAGAGCTCAGAGATCCCCTACAGTTCTTCGGAGCTCTTCGCTACAGTCACTGTTCTTCGTAACTTCGAAAAATCTTTCTTTTCATACTGATCTCCTGTGGGTACAAGACATAAATAAGTGTATAAATTTTGGAAGCTTCCTTACTTCTAACTGTCCAACGAGGTAATCCtttaatcaaataatttaatatcgCCGGTTCTGTTACTTTTTCGAATATTGCTCTAACTTTCGGAAGCATATTTTTGACTCCAAAATTTctgacaaaatattaataaaactctCCCAATAGTGGACAACCGCTTAAAAATCAATTCTTTCTCAGAACATCGAAAGCAATAAAACGAAGCTACTTCCTCAACAAGTTACATGCCGGATAGTGGTCGAGGTTCTAGTTTATGTCAAGAAGGTTAGAGAATTGTCACTACTGCGTTCGACCTCGACAGATGAAGCTCCTAATTTACTTCTGATTTATAAaagcttctcaaaaagtttaaTGAACTTCTCAGATGTATCTTCGGTTCCTAAAAACCCTTGTACTTAAAAATTTACTTCCTTATTAACACTCGATCGAAACCAATGCTCCGAATTTAGTTCTGATTTataaaagcttttcaaaaagcTCAATGAACGATTCAGATGTCTCTTCGGTTCTTTAAGCCCCTTGTACTTATAAATTGAATTTCCCTTACTAGCACTCAACACCATCCACATCAAGCTAACCTCCTGACAATATCCTAcgcatataattatttataataaatatttacaaaagttATAGTTTCTGCTTTTGCACTTAGTCTCTACAGCTCCAGGTGCAGCAACAATTATGGTATTTTGACTGGTATGAACAAGCGTGGGTCGCCGATTTTTGGACTCAGACGTACTATCACCTGATCATCGCCGTCGCCCACTTCCAGGAAAGAGTTCCAATCGGCTAGAAAATAGAAACCGTTTTTACGCTTCGGCGGCTTTGGTTCCTCTTTATTCGTATCAGAGCCACCGAACGACTCTTCTAGATCGGCGAGCGAACCGTTGCGTGGCTCCTCCGTAGTCGTTGTGCTGCTGCTATCACTAGTCACCTTATCAGCTGTGGCACTATTAGTATTCGCGGCTGACGCAATGTCTACTGGCTCTGACGCTATGTCTGCATCGTCAACGGATGCACTCTGCTCTGAGCTGCTCGTACTTGCGCTGGGAGTTGTGCTCGTGGCGGCTTCGACCGTTGCCCCACTTACTGCGGGTGTCACACTTTGACGTCTATTCTTCGTGGTGTCATCGGCGGGCGTTTGCTGTTTCTTCAACGTTTCCAGATACTTCGCATCGGCTTGGCGCAGCAACTCGGATGAAACAGTGAGATTAAGTCGCTGCAGCTCCTGTAAATTACCAATCAAGCGCTGCAGTTCATGCAAATCTTGTGTTATGTCGGCGTCGTCAGCAGCTGTGGTAGTTTGCTCCATGGCAACGGTTTCCTGTTTGCTTGGAATGGCGTCGCTGACTGCGGCATCCGGTGAAGCCAGCTGATAGTTCATCTCACTAAACTCCCCCATTAAATCGTCCATACTACCCGGATCCATATCAGCGTAAATATCCGTGTCGCTGCGTTTCTGGAAACCGAGCGTTTGTTCGGTGGAGACGCCTATTTTGTTAGCTGCACGCTTAATAGCGGCCTCAATGATCTTAGTTGCACTGAAAACCGGCAGATCTAAAGTACTAGGTGTGGTAGATTTCGGTTCTTTCGGTACAAGTGATTTAGGTGTGGTTAACGAAAAGAAAGCTTCCTTTTCGCTGGAGTCTTGTATGTCATTCTCAGCGCTTGTAGATTCGGGAGTTACAACAGCGTAGCCAGCGTTTGTGTCCTTATGCTCGACACTGGGTGCTTTGCTTACGTGGTTTATCAAGTCGTGCAGCGCCAAGCTGGGTTTAGGACGTTCGGCTGTGACTATATGCACCGGTTGTGTTGTCACCGTCTCAAGTTGCTTCTCCGCTCTTTCATTGCTGGCATGTTTAGTCAGTTTGGTCTCTATTTGATCTGATAACTCTGTCGGTAGAGTGACGCCTAACTTCTCAAGCTCCTGCGCGTTACTCAACAACTTCTGTAGTTCTTCGAGATCTGCCTTTTGTTGCACATTACCGTTCTTGGGCTTTTGCGCCTCTTGCGGCTTATGCGCGACAACGAAACGTGGCGGCTCCTTAGTCACGGTCTTGTAGATCACAGGCGGCTGCATATTCTTGTACGAAGTGCGTTCATCATCCTCCAGCTTTTTGAAGAACTCTTGGTATTGTTCGAAATCCTTATCAAACGAGGAACCTTTGGGGTTCGCAGGCACTGACATTGCCAACTCACGCAATTCTTCGCTAGATGTCGGTTCCAGCACAGCGCTGTCTTTCTTGCCCTCATGAGTTTTCATTCCAATCGGTTCCCTATAGTCTTCCTTAAGTATGTCTTCAAATGGTTTGTACTCATGCGTTTTCTCGGGGTAGACTATATGCGCGCCAATCGAGTTGTGTACCGTGGGCGTGTGCACCGACGCGGACGTAACTAGATTTGTTAAGTCAGTGAAGTCGCGCGTGTAGCTGCCGACAGTCGGTGCGGGCGTGGCTGGTTGCACAATGCCATGTACGCCGTGTATCTTCACGCGCTCCAACTCCTTGACTTTACTCAACAACTTCTGCAATTGCACGAACTCGTTAGGCTCCA contains:
- the LOC126760454 gene encoding uncharacterized protein LOC126760454 isoform X1, yielding MCLDMNSYYNARTMYHMILVDTIFIIGVFAVCFYFYQQFVDAAGKNSALSEAKLKEIAKIRGELNEALENEQQNTPAKGVIVQPTWLAENGTKTPNLTKFKVEVTQQRIDEVQAIRDEISKSKAHPTENDQQVQELIKEFNTKGAGRKVLEKVVGDAQVKPSDELVGVAEPSDAADLPNVVEASTQEVEDFDMRKLQRLEVSKRRVRETLILKSIEEDFSFDLGDDVQQWAHIMHDGDEYFIGRREHNLLVVHKERAAYQAGSVLEVGQPITYLLTYSFWNDAQGQTEGIMLVAAQDRVLWYRVNNATRNIELYWQWVVGNTITGLTYFTVESKDYLIVSTNQSSHTGFYTLNIYQFQLSSREFWIAQRMQLEFPCAETTLLDTGRDLILAVPQNHTAAIYTFNPRADNTDYLRFIFKQHIASTGIESVAGFRMGGRSYIAVGGQQPQILLYQQGELVPKTILSQNFGVVQLFFPVPVRTYRDDLILLVQHYVDFSTHSLTVLETLIWDGDAFTLSIPVPCKLGAHTVYGASCMLDIQRDGGLKGAAYFRRGAEVSLIVPRHNAESGLFRLHTELLAKNSEYLDLQEIYAFLKDWVQEQDDLIAQAQVFLQTTENGVPQSQPDLSELEELQTPEFSLDAGEVGEIYVNDYRWTDEDTQIDLDLVITAIEQLEAEINSGRHRRDALTETLIFPHLKFDSLEVDELFVEQQNGDNFYVQDGVLELDGVLNVQNLRVLERVSLAKARAAFEEDLEDEDEDDEVSGIESDSFVLDGDIEFESINGMPWRDIKENMVLINEPVDLTQLEVDGEVILADKVSLTTLNSLNFPEDFLWSNGPTVSVVRAEKTFTSTLSTNAMDVEGLLNGLNASDAITLHGDQTWRGLPTFSELKVTELFQLNGTTRGRDIGKIPHNPTLQDTKQVEAICSFRELQVLGKLVLLDKYDGQPLAPLLADIVQRPADPATVINVSAKKRFTEVHMPIDFKVLDDKVNGIPLTEFVPAHTKQDLLIHNLQAYVYFANLTLSGYYDGVDIAELTQNALKIDEPESALHTNLTFENALRTDTVEVMSSLNGLPIVENYQTIFEDMHLPKAHFDQLTVKLAEIEGDINGDSNVMLDADQLTYSQAAEVPHVGDIFVDELKLAHGLETDEIQGINSSLIWSFIDDIDELPDMVLDGKVLVDHVIVTGDVHVHKLNQQRFDEDLQLTIIWLNRPNYLSNSLTFVAPLTVHGNLQVEGTYNGVDLPDFIEDMVIRAPANGTTQILAPKSFTQNVQVQGDTYVDALNGIQFTDIATKKTICNFRGSVRLLGNLYVNDLEITGALNAQPMSVFSSALRFDPAAQAFIVQGVVNFNTPQVQLQDLTVFGALNDMPDLAHFFDELVYKDKACILKGRNTFSGRVGIDKGAYIRNLNGYNLLALLANIVYVNEPQPVLIRAPLTFKGPVRAHTLLVREELVASILNGHTLLEWFTDTLRLDRPQEITKYLTFAPGSLNGNSFYASFLNDIDLSQIVTLHTAQNLTGNITFSELNLNGQIHVKGAINGVDLQKEYENTLMKHGNQIVNTPLTLQSALVRKTLKTNAPINNDKDLQQLATLYGDQHFESTLYFENVAAQELKTKYHVSGINMDKWFENVLRVRDKPQQFITGNWSARILTVNSGPTLPSYMTAGRRKPLNFGALLRNAREDADYVDLCAKFRTLVKSQQKRGYHLKYLERAFELDMHAISKEQMSENLTIKAAFVLEKASDNYLLINTGERTHVMKWKAHTSKYESVVDFVAGQLDQAVTVDDTTTITNTVDFVTNKAGVEGTLNSWRLTGTQLTLLKTFEKPATDLWLSAHAPPKLYAVHDDTVYGYNLGEQAPTSTWLLPNWLGNASYRFVPHHSQALMLSNGEVILLYNDDTDDDEDALNARGKRTTLPRYSLPLYYQRVLSPQANKLSGTVLKPNATESHIYHFADFRNVILQVLDDLDYRLRLEVNITQLSIPETDLHDEHLVPDFIAIMEALREQQIYPNASFEQLEWHVHELPENPAQILAARTVQILWPHIVDMAEIQGYLATNVDETDMTVATIVDNLGTTVRDVLILANSKEQVDELIDDNAMATHALELSLVIERVRALQRYLRNTARTLRKQLLEEVAVVTTTEAPTDDGFEMFASATSDNNELVQRAIVMPPNFSELLIANATWLKFYSKNLPALGKGEILPITVLTQQTPLELLAVTLPAPQLVGAHQAEIVLYLDVLSGTRFQTITALQPRSLITMQIVSETLFAYVEDCCTVRVLAYRGVEGFVEFTRFKSAERVLKVFSVMLQGSDILVTQPHLAVALADRVVFYRFVGAGASLRVPTNFICS